One Geitlerinema sp. PCC 9228 DNA segment encodes these proteins:
- a CDS encoding histone deacetylase — protein sequence MFPIFYSEKFLQHRSGRFHPERPERLQRLVATLQKPYWQGKLQWHTPTAIEERSPLPFAQWVHAQEYIDRVAQISQNGGGRLDPDTGLSASSYEVALLGINAWMDGVEQVLGSGSPAFVLSRPPGHHALSNRGMGFCIFANAAIAAHYALKRLGVKRVAILDWDVHHGNGTQALIESSPEIAYCSLHESPHYPGTGDAHERGDYNNVLNVPMPPGSGIQEYRVAFRDRVLPFLKSWHPDLLVVSAGYDAHAADPLASILLQAQDFGELTDYVLEITPYTLFGLEGGYELDALTESVTTTIERCLALGHQPSQSRC from the coding sequence ATGTTCCCAATTTTTTATTCAGAAAAGTTTTTACAACACCGCTCGGGTCGCTTTCACCCAGAACGCCCGGAGCGCTTGCAAAGGTTGGTGGCAACCCTGCAAAAACCCTACTGGCAAGGTAAGTTGCAATGGCACACCCCCACCGCGATTGAAGAACGTTCGCCGTTGCCATTTGCCCAGTGGGTCCACGCTCAAGAGTATATCGATCGCGTGGCACAGATTTCGCAAAATGGTGGCGGGCGCTTGGACCCGGATACGGGGCTATCTGCTTCTAGTTACGAGGTAGCCCTGTTAGGGATTAACGCTTGGATGGATGGGGTGGAGCAAGTACTCGGCAGCGGCAGTCCGGCGTTTGTGCTTTCGAGACCTCCCGGGCACCATGCTTTGAGCAATCGGGGCATGGGCTTTTGTATTTTTGCCAATGCGGCGATCGCGGCTCACTACGCCCTCAAACGATTGGGGGTCAAACGGGTGGCGATTCTCGATTGGGACGTTCACCACGGCAATGGCACCCAAGCCTTAATCGAATCCAGCCCCGAAATTGCCTACTGTTCCCTGCACGAATCTCCCCACTATCCCGGTACGGGGGATGCCCACGAACGGGGCGATTACAACAACGTACTCAATGTCCCCATGCCCCCCGGTAGCGGGATTCAAGAATATCGCGTGGCCTTTCGCGATCGCGTTTTGCCCTTCCTCAAAAGCTGGCATCCCGACTTGCTGGTTGTCAGTGCTGGCTACGATGCCCACGCCGCCGATCCCCTAGCTAGCATTCTGCTGCAAGCCCAAGACTTCGGCGAACTGACAGATTACGTTCTCGAAATTACGCCCTATACCCTGTTTGGTTTGGAAGGGGGCTACGAGTTGGATGCCCTCACAGAATCGGTTACTACCACCATCGAGCGATGCTTGGCCTTGGGACACCAACCCTCCCAAAGCCGGTGCTAA
- a CDS encoding tetratricopeptide repeat protein, with the protein MMDFPLARQRFYQETSQPEAQIDLAKAALYIAQEEYPELDLAANLEILDGMADDLRIRLQKPYYPMRVIKTINQYLYEEKGFSGNSEHYYDPRNSFLNEVLQRRTGIPITLALVYAEVGKRVDFPTVGINMPGHFLLQPEFEDAGIYIDAFHGGEVLFAEDCAQLLGRIYGESIDVDKVKPMLTQIGKKRFLARILTNLKMIYLTLQDMEKTLAAVERILMLFPDATSENRDRGLLYYQAGRWVEARQDLEIYLDRTPNAQDKAVIQQILDKIAKQS; encoded by the coding sequence ATGATGGATTTTCCCCTCGCCAGACAAAGATTTTATCAAGAAACCAGCCAACCAGAAGCACAAATCGATCTTGCCAAGGCGGCTCTATATATTGCCCAGGAAGAATATCCCGAACTCGATTTAGCCGCCAATCTGGAAATCCTGGATGGCATGGCAGACGATTTGAGAATTCGTTTGCAAAAACCGTACTATCCCATGCGGGTAATCAAGACCATCAATCAGTATTTGTACGAAGAAAAAGGATTTTCCGGCAACAGCGAACATTACTACGACCCGCGCAACAGTTTTCTCAACGAAGTGCTGCAACGCCGTACTGGGATTCCCATTACCCTGGCTTTGGTCTATGCCGAAGTCGGCAAACGGGTGGATTTTCCCACCGTTGGCATCAATATGCCCGGTCATTTCCTGCTACAACCGGAATTTGAAGATGCTGGCATTTATATTGATGCCTTTCATGGAGGAGAGGTTTTGTTTGCTGAAGACTGCGCGCAGTTGCTCGGTCGCATTTATGGGGAATCCATTGATGTGGATAAAGTGAAACCAATGCTGACTCAAATTGGAAAAAAGCGTTTCTTAGCCCGGATATTGACCAATTTAAAAATGATTTATCTGACGCTACAGGATATGGAAAAAACGCTGGCGGCGGTGGAAAGGATTTTGATGCTGTTTCCCGACGCTACTTCGGAAAATCGCGATCGCGGTTTGCTGTACTATCAAGCCGGTCGCTGGGTAGAAGCACGTCAGGATTTAGAAATTTACCTCGATCGCACCCCCAACGCACAAGATAAAGCGGTCATCCAACAAATTTTAGATAAAATCGCCAAACAATCGTAA
- the recR gene encoding recombination mediator RecR → MTVYTRPLARLIEELQRLPGVGPKTAQRLALHIIKRPQEEVKSLADALVEASQQVGVCQTCFHLSADPTCEICRNPNRDRSTICVVADSRDVIALEKTREYKGLYHVLGGVISPMDGIGPEQLTIEQLVKRVSHESIQEVILAIGPSVEGETTTLYVGQLLQPFTRVTRIAFGIPMGGDLEYADEVTLARALEGRQNLS, encoded by the coding sequence TTGACCGTTTATACTCGTCCCCTCGCTCGTTTGATTGAAGAATTGCAGCGCTTGCCCGGTGTCGGTCCCAAAACGGCGCAGCGCCTGGCTTTGCATATTATTAAACGCCCGCAAGAGGAAGTGAAATCCCTAGCCGATGCATTGGTGGAAGCTTCCCAACAGGTGGGTGTCTGTCAAACTTGCTTTCACTTGTCCGCAGACCCTACCTGCGAAATTTGCCGCAATCCCAACCGCGATCGCAGTACGATCTGCGTGGTGGCGGATTCTCGGGATGTAATCGCCTTAGAAAAAACCCGCGAGTACAAAGGACTGTACCACGTGCTGGGTGGGGTGATTTCCCCCATGGACGGTATCGGACCGGAACAACTCACCATCGAGCAATTGGTGAAGCGTGTCAGCCACGAATCCATCCAAGAGGTGATTTTAGCTATTGGTCCCAGCGTGGAAGGGGAAACCACTACCTTATACGTGGGGCAGCTATTGCAACCCTTTACCCGGGTGACGCGCATTGCTTTTGGCATTCCCATGGGCGGGGATTTGGAATATGCCGACGAGGTCACCTTGGCGCGTGCTTTGGAAGGGCGACAAAATTTGTCTTAG
- a CDS encoding CpcT/CpeT family chromophore lyase → MAPLLELDHQEPSQAQPAWYVRLRFWWQCPLSHTPLYQAIALVFFLEQASIQAGPPSYRQRLLEIIPPATRDALLQVQSYMLRARPADFRGAGREPHLWHHLNQDDIQRLPGCLLLVTPTPTDAYGYQLDAQPPHQHKAVLPLEEWCGRFPLVFWQPRNSFGVTTGETGYALWGALLGSYQLAKVADFIGDLPATTN, encoded by the coding sequence GTGGCACCCCTACTGGAGTTGGACCATCAAGAACCATCCCAAGCCCAACCGGCTTGGTACGTTCGCCTGCGTTTTTGGTGGCAGTGCCCCCTTTCCCACACCCCTCTTTACCAAGCGATCGCATTGGTTTTTTTCCTGGAACAGGCCAGTATCCAGGCGGGCCCACCATCCTATCGCCAGCGCCTGTTAGAAATTATCCCCCCTGCCACGCGGGATGCACTTCTGCAAGTGCAATCTTACATGCTGCGCGCTCGTCCGGCAGATTTTCGCGGTGCCGGTCGAGAGCCCCATCTCTGGCACCACCTAAACCAAGACGACATCCAACGCCTGCCAGGGTGTCTGCTGCTGGTGACTCCGACACCTACGGATGCGTACGGCTACCAGTTGGATGCCCAACCGCCCCACCAGCACAAGGCCGTTTTACCGCTCGAGGAGTGGTGCGGCAGATTTCCCTTGGTTTTCTGGCAACCTCGAAACAGTTTTGGAGTTACGACCGGGGAAACCGGCTACGCCCTTTGGGGTGCCCTACTGGGTTCCTATCAATTGGCGAAAGTGGCCGATTTTATTGGTGACTTGCCAGCCACAACTAACTAG
- the gyrA gene encoding DNA gyrase subunit A, translating into MNTAGERIIPTDLRNEMSRSYLEYAMSVIVGRALPDARDGLKPVHRRILYAMHELGLTADRPFRKCARVVGEVLGKYHPHGDTAVYDALVRMAQDFSMRAPLIAGHGNFGSIDNDPPAAMRYTECRLQQLTSDALLRDIDAETVDFIDNFDGSQQEPMVLPARVPQLLLNGAAGIAVGMATNIPPHNLGELADGLVAFIRNPEISDEQLRRIIPGPDFPTGGKILGISGIRDAYTTGKGSIIMRGVADIETIGGSGRSDRDAIVITELPYQTNKAALIEKIADLVNDKQLEGIADIRDESDREGLRIVIELKRDANPRVVLNNLYKHTPLQTNFGCNMLALVDGDPQLLNLRQYLEVFLEFRVETITRRTRYELRKAEERDLILQGLLVALEHLDAVIALIRHAESPAAARQELVNNYGLTETQADAILQMQLRRLTALETEKIQQEHEQLQAKIADLQDILARRERILGLVESEIEEIKAKHNTPRRTVIEKEEGELDDIDLIANEQSIVLLTEQGYIKRMPLNTFGTQSRATRGKSATNLKDSDSIAHFFNCRDHDGILFFSERGIVYSLRAYQIPMGSRAARGVPLVQMLPIPRDEKITSVIPVSDFTEDDYLVMLTKGGNIKRTALSAFKNIRTNGLIAISLEEEDQLRWVRRARTDDSILIGSRLGMAIHFQINSEQLRPRGRVTRGVKAMNLQPDDELVGMDIFPSSVIAGFLNADGDSSDEADALEVEAAETAPEETVSETDEEAPYVLAITQQGYGKRIAGSQFRLQRRAGKGTIATKFRKANDRLAALRIVKSADELMLITHRGIIIRYSAGEIPTQSKQATGVRVQRLDEDDFIVAVTPVPPMEMEAETDAEESPS; encoded by the coding sequence ATGAACACGGCTGGGGAACGGATTATTCCTACCGATCTGCGTAACGAAATGTCTCGCTCCTACCTCGAATACGCCATGAGCGTCATCGTAGGTAGGGCACTTCCCGACGCCAGAGACGGGCTAAAACCCGTGCATCGCCGCATTCTCTATGCCATGCACGAGTTGGGACTCACCGCCGATCGCCCATTTCGCAAATGCGCTCGTGTCGTCGGGGAGGTCTTGGGGAAATACCATCCCCACGGCGATACAGCCGTCTACGATGCTCTAGTCCGCATGGCCCAAGACTTCTCCATGCGCGCCCCTTTAATTGCCGGGCATGGCAACTTCGGGTCCATCGACAACGACCCACCAGCGGCTATGCGATATACCGAATGTCGTCTGCAACAGCTCACCAGCGATGCGCTACTGCGGGATATCGACGCTGAAACCGTTGATTTTATCGACAACTTTGACGGTTCCCAACAGGAACCCATGGTTTTACCAGCCCGGGTACCGCAACTGCTGCTCAACGGCGCTGCCGGGATTGCCGTAGGCATGGCTACCAATATTCCCCCCCACAACCTGGGAGAACTAGCCGATGGGTTGGTTGCTTTTATTCGCAACCCCGAAATCAGCGACGAGCAACTGCGGCGCATCATTCCCGGTCCCGACTTTCCCACCGGCGGCAAAATTTTGGGGATCTCCGGCATTCGCGATGCCTACACCACCGGCAAAGGGTCTATTATCATGCGCGGGGTGGCTGATATCGAAACCATTGGTGGCAGCGGACGCAGCGATCGCGATGCCATTGTCATTACCGAACTGCCCTACCAAACCAACAAAGCTGCCCTCATTGAAAAAATTGCCGATCTGGTCAACGACAAACAGCTAGAAGGCATTGCCGATATCCGCGATGAAAGCGATCGCGAGGGCTTGCGCATTGTCATCGAACTGAAACGCGATGCCAACCCCCGGGTGGTCCTCAACAACCTCTACAAACACACCCCCCTACAAACCAACTTCGGCTGCAACATGCTGGCGTTGGTAGATGGCGACCCCCAACTGCTCAACCTCAGACAATACCTGGAAGTCTTCCTGGAATTTCGGGTAGAAACCATCACCCGCCGCACCCGCTACGAACTGCGCAAAGCCGAAGAGCGAGACTTAATTTTACAGGGATTGTTGGTTGCCCTGGAACATCTCGACGCCGTCATTGCCCTGATTCGCCACGCCGAATCCCCCGCTGCTGCCCGTCAGGAACTGGTGAACAACTACGGTCTCACAGAAACCCAAGCCGATGCCATCCTGCAAATGCAGCTGCGCCGCCTCACCGCCCTGGAAACCGAAAAAATCCAGCAAGAACACGAGCAACTTCAGGCCAAAATTGCCGACTTGCAAGATATCCTGGCACGGCGCGAACGGATTTTGGGTTTGGTAGAAAGCGAAATCGAAGAAATCAAAGCCAAACACAACACCCCGCGGCGCACCGTCATTGAAAAAGAAGAAGGCGAACTCGACGACATCGACCTCATCGCCAACGAGCAATCCATCGTCTTGCTCACCGAACAGGGCTACATCAAACGCATGCCCCTGAACACCTTCGGTACCCAAAGTCGCGCCACCCGGGGCAAATCCGCCACCAACCTGAAAGACTCGGACAGCATCGCCCACTTTTTCAACTGCCGCGACCACGATGGCATTCTCTTCTTCAGCGAAAGAGGCATTGTCTACAGCCTCAGAGCCTATCAAATTCCCATGGGGTCGCGCGCTGCCCGGGGAGTGCCCTTGGTGCAAATGCTGCCCATCCCCCGGGACGAGAAAATTACTTCAGTGATTCCGGTGAGCGATTTCACCGAAGATGACTATTTGGTTATGCTCACCAAAGGGGGCAACATCAAAAGAACTGCCCTATCTGCTTTTAAAAATATTCGCACCAACGGATTGATTGCCATTTCCCTGGAAGAAGAAGACCAGTTGCGCTGGGTCCGCCGCGCCCGGACTGACGACAGCATTTTAATTGGCAGCCGGTTGGGAATGGCGATCCATTTCCAAATCAACAGCGAACAACTGCGCCCCCGAGGTCGCGTTACCCGCGGCGTGAAAGCCATGAACTTGCAGCCGGATGACGAACTGGTGGGCATGGATATCTTCCCCAGCAGCGTTATTGCTGGCTTTTTGAATGCCGATGGCGACAGTAGCGACGAAGCAGATGCGTTGGAAGTAGAGGCCGCTGAAACCGCGCCAGAAGAGACGGTCTCCGAAACCGATGAGGAAGCCCCCTACGTGCTGGCTATTACCCAACAGGGGTACGGCAAACGAATTGCCGGTTCCCAGTTCCGATTGCAACGACGCGCCGGGAAAGGCACCATAGCCACCAAATTTAGAAAAGCAAACGATCGTTTGGCAGCCCTGCGTATCGTCAAATCTGCCGACGAACTCATGCTGATTACCCACCGCGGCATCATCATCCGTTACAGTGCTGGCGAAATTCCCACCCAGTCCAAACAGGCGACAGGGGTGCGCGTACAGCGTTTGGATGAAGATGATTTCATCGTTGCCGTTACGCCAGTACCGCCTATGGAAATGGAAGCAGAAACGGATGCGGAGGAATCGCCCAGCTAA
- a CDS encoding STAS domain-containing protein, producing the protein MIHIDQKTHTTKDGKTAIVLAPSGRLDITTAWQFRLKLQECISKLSPHVVVNLGQVNFIDSSGLTSLVAGMRDADKVKGSFRICNVHPEAKLVFEVTMMDSVFEIFETEEEALEGVPRDIAS; encoded by the coding sequence GTGATTCACATAGACCAGAAAACACACACCACCAAAGACGGTAAAACCGCGATTGTCCTAGCACCCAGCGGACGTTTGGATATTACGACTGCATGGCAATTTCGTTTGAAGTTGCAGGAGTGTATCTCCAAACTGAGCCCCCATGTGGTTGTGAATCTCGGTCAAGTGAACTTCATTGACAGTTCTGGATTGACTTCTTTAGTTGCTGGCATGCGGGATGCGGATAAAGTCAAAGGCAGCTTCCGCATTTGCAACGTCCATCCAGAAGCCAAGCTGGTCTTTGAAGTAACCATGATGGATTCCGTCTTTGAAATTTTTGAAACCGAAGAAGAAGCCTTAGAAGGCGTTCCCCGGGATATTGCTAGTTAG
- a CDS encoding SRPBCC family protein produces the protein MEYSQVFEQSIYINASATLVERCITDNQLMHLWLNPMLKCEPVGRWSTELGARSRFIIQIPLLQPTLESTVVQREPGLVVWEFQGFFQGRDRWECQPEGNGTRLTNRFAFRIPNPLIAFGFNQFAAKMTKEDMEAQLRRLKNVAERRGSGNAGR, from the coding sequence ATGGAATATAGTCAAGTTTTTGAACAATCAATTTACATTAACGCGAGTGCCACATTGGTGGAACGATGTATAACCGACAATCAATTAATGCACCTGTGGCTCAATCCTATGCTCAAATGCGAACCTGTGGGGCGTTGGAGTACCGAACTCGGTGCTCGCAGCCGTTTTATCATCCAAATTCCCCTGCTGCAGCCAACTTTGGAAAGCACGGTGGTCCAACGGGAACCGGGGCTTGTGGTTTGGGAATTTCAGGGGTTTTTCCAAGGACGCGATCGCTGGGAATGCCAACCAGAAGGCAATGGCACCCGGCTGACCAACCGATTTGCTTTCCGCATTCCCAATCCCCTCATCGCCTTCGGTTTTAACCAATTTGCCGCCAAAATGACCAAAGAGGATATGGAAGCCCAACTGCGGCGGTTGAAAAATGTGGCGGAACGGAGAGGGTCGGGAAATGCAGGAAGATAA
- a CDS encoding mechanosensitive ion channel: MNSIVPLELLPGKLLSPLIWAQIDNPISGWFGWSDSEIGQRITSIVYAILIFVVGWIIAAIAGQIVKKILMRSSLDNRLANWMMGSDSQQEESVPIEQWVSNFVYWVILLFAIVAALTALELDAVTQPLNAFLSRIFNYLPQIGAAIAWLVGGWAVGTIAKLVLTRGLQVFNIDERINRAMGEQEEQVTPVSINENLGNALYWFILLFAFYFALGALGLQEQVRPIENLLDEILAALPQILKALIIFAFAWVIARLARGIVTNLLAATGIDALGERIGLSQQAGSQNLSWLGGTLVYAIIFILAAISILEELQIQAISGPAIAMLEQVLDAIPLILAAIAILVVTYFVGRFVANLVTSILSGIGFDNVFAAMGVPFPTPSDSAGEGQPSPESESQSQQTSSSGTTPSASTRTPSEIAGIVVLVGIMFFGVLFAVNVLQFEELSTLVAALMEILGRALVGVVVFGIGLYFANLAFNIISSQGSAQARLLGQTARIVIIAFVSAMALQQIGIATNIVNLAFGLVLGSIAVAVAIAFGVGGKDIAAEQIRQWLDAFKNRQ; encoded by the coding sequence ATGAATAGCATTGTGCCACTGGAACTGTTGCCTGGGAAACTCTTATCGCCACTCATCTGGGCGCAAATAGATAACCCAATTAGCGGATGGTTTGGTTGGTCCGATTCCGAAATCGGACAGCGCATTACCTCAATTGTGTATGCCATCCTCATTTTTGTTGTAGGTTGGATAATTGCTGCGATCGCCGGCCAAATCGTTAAGAAAATATTAATGCGCAGTAGCCTTGATAACCGCCTGGCGAACTGGATGATGGGCAGCGATAGCCAACAAGAGGAAAGTGTTCCTATCGAACAGTGGGTTTCTAATTTTGTCTACTGGGTCATCCTGCTGTTTGCCATTGTGGCTGCTCTCACAGCATTAGAACTGGATGCCGTTACCCAACCTTTAAATGCCTTTCTGAGCCGAATTTTCAATTACCTCCCCCAAATCGGAGCTGCGATCGCTTGGTTGGTAGGCGGTTGGGCTGTCGGCACCATTGCCAAACTCGTTTTAACGCGGGGCTTGCAAGTATTTAATATCGACGAACGTATCAACCGTGCCATGGGAGAACAGGAAGAACAAGTCACTCCTGTCTCCATTAACGAAAACTTAGGCAACGCCCTGTATTGGTTTATCCTGCTGTTTGCCTTTTACTTTGCCCTGGGTGCTTTGGGTCTGCAAGAGCAAGTACGACCCATTGAAAACCTGCTCGACGAGATTCTGGCTGCCTTACCGCAAATTCTCAAAGCCCTGATTATCTTTGCCTTTGCGTGGGTAATTGCGCGCTTGGCTAGGGGCATTGTTACCAATTTACTAGCTGCCACCGGTATTGACGCTTTGGGAGAGCGAATTGGTCTTTCCCAACAAGCCGGTTCTCAAAATCTTTCGTGGCTGGGTGGCACCCTGGTGTATGCCATTATTTTCATTTTGGCTGCCATCAGCATCCTCGAAGAACTGCAAATCCAAGCCATTTCCGGTCCAGCAATTGCCATGCTGGAACAGGTTCTCGATGCCATTCCGCTAATTCTCGCCGCGATCGCGATTTTGGTGGTGACCTATTTTGTAGGTCGGTTCGTTGCTAACCTCGTAACCAGCATCTTAAGTGGCATTGGCTTCGATAATGTCTTTGCTGCCATGGGGGTACCGTTCCCAACGCCCTCCGATAGCGCTGGCGAAGGGCAACCTTCCCCAGAAAGCGAATCCCAATCCCAGCAAACATCGAGTAGCGGCACAACGCCAAGCGCCTCTACCCGCACCCCCTCCGAAATTGCCGGTATCGTGGTTTTGGTGGGAATCATGTTCTTCGGCGTCTTGTTCGCCGTCAACGTACTGCAATTTGAAGAACTCTCCACGCTGGTAGCTGCTCTCATGGAAATTCTGGGACGTGCCCTGGTAGGCGTCGTTGTCTTTGGTATTGGCCTATATTTCGCCAATTTGGCCTTTAATATCATTAGCAGCCAAGGCAGTGCCCAAGCACGCTTGTTGGGTCAAACCGCCCGCATTGTGATTATTGCTTTTGTCTCGGCTATGGCGCTGCAACAAATTGGAATTGCCACCAATATCGTCAACCTCGCTTTCGGTTTGGTTTTGGGTTCCATTGCTGTTGCTGTTGCCATTGCTTTTGGTGTGGGTGGCAAAGATATTGCTGCCGAACAGATTCGCCAATGGTTGGATGCTTTCAAAAACCGACAGTAA